The window TGAATCTGAGAAGGCAACGATGCTAGAACATGAATTGACATCATCAATGTCTCAATTTGGTGATGCAGTTGTGAGACTTGATGGTTGTTTACTCAGATCTGGCGTTGCTGGAGCTCAAGTTGGCTTAGATATGAGCAAACATATATCTGGTTCTGTTGACATGGCTGTAAAGGTGATTGAAGACCTGGAGGAAAAACTAGAAGTTGCTGAGGCGAAGCATGAGTCCTCCTTAAACAAATATGAGGAGTTGAAGCAGAGTTTCAATACTCTGCATGAGAATAATGAGTTTGTGACTGCTACAATGCATAAGGTCTATGCTGATCTGGTGAAACTGATTACTGAATCATGCGGGTCTGTGGAGATAGCCAAATTTAGAGTTGAAAATCTAGCTATCTCTGATCCTTTTAGCGATGGTAATTGTGAGAATCTGATGGAGGCTGTGCGAAATATTCTTTCTGAGAGGCTTGAACTTCAGTGTGTGATTGATAAGCTACAGTCGGACTTGTCGAGTATAACAAAGGATATGGAGGAACTGACGCAGCGAAGCCTTGACCCCACTTCACTTGGAGAATTAGTTCAGAAAGTTGAGGGTGTTCTGGAACTTGAAACTGGTGAAATTAGTTTTGAATCCCCTAGTTTATATGTGGAGTTTCTGGTTTCCCAACTTGTTCAGAAGTTTATTGAGGCCGAGGATTTGGCTAATCTCGTGAGGAAACAAGTAGAGGCCAAGGATAATGAGCTGATGGAGACCCAGGAGAGTTTACTGCACCATAAAACTGAAATGGGTGGTCTCATGGAAAATTTAAGCCAGGCAGAGGAGTCCCTTGTGGCTGTACGATCTGAGTTACAAAAGAAATCTAATGAACTTGAACAATCAGAGCAAAGGTTATTATCGACTAGAGAGAAGCTTAGTATAGCTGTTACAAAAGGAAAAGGTTTGATGGTTCAACGTGATAATATCAAACATTTGTTGGCTGAAACCTCTGCTGAACTGCAGAGGCGCTCAGAGGAATTGAGTTTGAAGGAGACAAGGCTTCAGGAGGTAGAAGCAAAACTTAAGACCTATACAGAGGCAGGTAAACGTGTGGAGGCATTAGAATCTGAGCTTTCTTACATCCGAAACTCAGCTACTGCACTTCGAGAATCGTTTCTTCTTAAAGACTCTCTGCTTCACAAAATTGAagaaattttggaagatttggATCTCCCAGAGCATTTTCATGCTCGAGATATACTCGACAAGGTCGAGTGGTTATCAAGATCAGCTAACGGCAACTCTGTACGTCCCTCTGATTGGGATCAGAAAAGTTCTGATGGAGGTGCGGGATATGTTCTCTCTGAACCCTGGAGGGAGGATGGTCAAACTGGCacaagttctgagggtgacttaaGGATCAAGTTCGAGGAGCTCCAGGGGAAGTCTTATGGGTTGGCTGAACAGAATGAAATGCTGGAGCAGTCCTTGATGCACAGGAATAATTTGGTTCAGAGATGGGAATCACTCCTTGAGAATATTGATATGCCTCCACAGCTAAAATCCATGGAAGCGGAAAATAAGATTGAGTGGCTTGCAAGTACAATATCAGAGGCTACCCATGACAAGGATACTCTCCAACAGAAAATTGATAACCTTGAAGTATATTGTCAATCACTAAGTACTGATTTGGAAGCCGCACAAAAGCAAGTATGTGATGTCGAGGCAAATCTTCAATCGGTTGATAATGAGAGGGTGGATATTTCTGAAAGACTGGAAACTCTGAATGAGGATCATGACAATCTTTCTGCGAGGGCCAATCACCTTGAAGTTGAGAATGAGAAACTGCAGAATCAAGTTAAAGATCTGCATGGGAAATTGGCTGAGAAACTTGGGAATGAAGAACAACTTCAGACTATTGAAGGAGGCCTATTGAGTTTGAGGTACATGATTAATGATGTTATACAGGAAGATGGCTTGCAGGATTTGGCATTAGCGAGTAATTCTGAGACCTTGGATGGACTTCTGAGAAAGCTGATTGACTATTATAAGAATTTGGCTAAATCTAGTCCATCAAATGATGAAGCAACTTCTCCTAGGCACACTCCTGAATTGGCTGATTCTAATATAGTCGAAGCAACCAGTAGAGACATAGCAGTAGTAGAGACACCTGATGTAGCGTCCCTAACAAAAGATCTGGATGAAGCACTGCATGTACAGAAGCTGGCAAGGGAAGAAAGGGATTTATACATGGAAAAACAGCAATCCTTGGTTGCTGAAAATGAGGCACTTGATAAGAAAATAATAGAATTGCAGGAGCTCCTTACACAAGAAGAGCAGAAGTCAGCTTCTTTAAGAGAGAAGTTAAACGTAGCTGTCAGGAAAGGGAAAGCTTTGGTCCAACAAAGGGATAGCCTGAAGCAAACTATTGAGGAGATGAACGCTGAGCAAGGTCGCCTAAAATCAGAGCTTATAAATCGAGACGAAATGCTTTtggaaaatgaaaagaaattaAGGGAGTTGGAATCTTACACTTTGAGGGTAGAAGCCCTAGAGTCTGAGTGTCAATCGCTGAGAAATCATTTgcaagaaacagaaaatattttGCAGGAAAGAAGTGGTACATTGAGCAAGACACTCAACGCATTGAATAGCATTAATATTGGTGATGAAGGTGACAGATATGACCCAGTTCTGAAGCTTCAACGGATCTCGCAACTGTTTCAGAATATGAGTACAGCTGTGTCTTCTGCTGAGCAGGAGTCAATAAAGTCTAGAAGAGCAGCTGAGTTGCTACTTGCTGAGTTGAACGAGGTTCAAGAGAGAAACGATAGTATGCAAGAGGAGCTATCAAAATTTACGTATGAAATTCAGCAACTTTCCAGACAGAAGGATGCAGCGGAGGCTGCAAAAGTTGAAGCCATATCACATTGTGAAAATTTATCCTTGGTCAACAacgaagaaaagaagaagatatatgCTCAAGTGCTGTCCTTTGGAACTAATGTGAACACTCTAAGGAAAATTCTCGCAGATACTAGCAGTTGCCTAGCTGATATTTTCACCTTGGATATGGAGTTTCTGCATCATCTGAAGACAACTATGGAATCATGTGCAAAGCAAACCGGTGCTAATTTGTCTGGCTGGCCTCAAAATAGTACAGGGAATTTTGTAGACAAGGTACTTTTAGAACCTTTCAACAGCTTACTATGATATACTTTCAAGGTTTCTATGACACTTACTGTTTCTGAATATTGTTTTTCCCCTTTCTTATCAGGAAATCTTTTCACGCTTGAGTGCTGCCTTGTCTAACGTCAACTTGCATGAAATTTCAAATGGTGGAAACATAACCGAAATTTGTGGTTCTCTCTCGCGAAACCTTGATCAGTTTGTGGCTGATGTTAGCCATCTCAAAGAGAATGTAAGCAACCACTTGACATCACGGCACGAACAGGTCAACATTGTATCCAACAGTATTGACACCTTTTTCAAGTCAATAGGAACGGGAACAGACTCAGAAATTGCTGATTTGGGTGAACGAGTTTCCTTGCTTCATGGAGCATGTTCTAGCGTGTTGGCGGAAATTGAGAGCCGTAAGGCGGAACTGGTTGGAAATGACAATTTAAACATGAGCCTCcatcaagaagaagatgattatTCGTCCATGGAGTCTGTCAGGTCCATGGTAAATAGGCTCTCGTCAGCTGTTAAAGAGTTTGTTGTAGCAAACGCCGAGACTGTGGAGAGAAACGAAAAGGAGATGAAGGTAATGATTGCCAATTTGCAAAGGGAGTTGCACGAAAAGGATATCCAGAATGATAGGATGTGCAGTGAACTTGTGGATCAAGTTAAGGAAGCCCAGGCTGGTGCTAAGATCTTTGCAGAAGATCTTCAATCCGCAAGTGCCAGGATGCGTGATATGCAAGACCAGCTCGGCATTTTGGTGCGGGAACGGGATTCTTTGAAGGACAGAGTAAAAGATCTGCAAGAAGGCCAGGCCTCATACTCAGAACTACAGGAGAAGGTCACATCGCTTAGCAATCTACTAGCTGCAAAAGATCAAGGTCAGCTATTCAATCTAAACCTTTTCTTTTTCCATTTTCACACATATAGCTAATACATAATTGCTTGCTGCAGAAATTGAGGCATTGATGCAAGCGCTTGACGAGGAAGAGTCCCAGATGGAGGATCTGAAACACAGGGTTACAGAATTAGAACAAGAGCTACAACAGAAGAACCTAGACTTGCAGAAAGCTGAAGCTTCTCGTGGGAAGATTTCCAAAAGGCTATCAATTACTGTGGATAAATTCGATGAGCTCCATCATCTCTCTGAAAATCTTCTTGCTGAAATCGAGAAGCTTCAAAAACAAGTGCAAGATCGGGATACCGAGGTTTCTTTCTTAAGACAAGAAGTCACCAGGTGCACCAACGAGGCTCTTGCTTCTTCTCAAATGGACACTAGAAGAGATTCAGAAGAGATCCAAACTGTACGGTCTTGGTTCGACACAGTAGCTTCACTACTTGGTCTAGAAGATTCACCTTCCACTGATGCTCACAGTCACTTAAACCGCTACATGGAGACACTTGAGAAAAAGATTGCATCTATACTATCTGAAACAGAGGAATTACGGCTGGTTGGACAAAGCAAGGATTCGTTGCTGGAAGCTGAGAGGAGTAGAGTGGCTGAGCTCAGACAGAAAGAAGCAACTCTTGAGAAATTATTACATGACAAGGAATTCCAACCAAGTAGCTCAACTTCAGAGATCGTTGAAGTGGAACCTCTGGTAAGATTAGTTCTTGTTGGATAATTGAACCATTCCAGATACTCACGATAACATTTCAAATTGGGTTAACTTTTTCTTGTTTGGGTATTGCAGATAAACAAGTGGACGACGAGTGGAACATCGATCCCATCACAAGTCAGGAGTTTGCGCAAGGGAAACAACAACGATCAAGTCGCCATTAGTATAGATGCAGATCAAGCTGATCAAAGCCTTAGCTTAGAAGAAGACGATGATAAAGGTAACTGAACTGGTCtcgtatattttatttaatcggCTACACATTCTCTTCATAACCTACCCCTCTCTTTTTGTGTGCTTTCAGCTCATGGATTTAGATCACTCACCACGTCAAGAATCATTCCTAGATTCACAAGACCAGTGACAAACATGATCGATGGTTTATGGTtaggctctctctctctcagtctCTCGTTTGATTGAAAATTTCGTAATTTTGGTCTGACGAAAACGGATATATTGCTTTTCAGGGTCTCGTGTGACCGGACGCTTATGAGACAACCTGCCTTACGGTTAGCCATAATGATATACTGGGCAATGTTGCATGCTCTTTTGGCTACAGTCGTGGTCTAACCAAAAGCTTGTAATCTCGTAagtgacatttttttttccttaaatgaaatagcaaacAGTTGCTTCTCCAGTTTCTTTTCTAAGATTTAATACGTGTTTTTATTACATCTTTCGCAGCTGGTTTCTTGTTATGATATGGCACGGGATTTCAAAGTGGTGTGTTGTCTTCACCATATGTTTTTGTCGTtcgattcattttttttttagcttTCCATTAACCAAGCAGATTGTGGGTTCAACATTTTTATTGATTCGAATCACAGACTGGCTTGGCTTTAcaacaataaaattttaaaaaggttATGTTTGTAGAAGCTGTTAATTGCTATACACTATATAAGtcactatttatttatttatattttttttggtgaaaaatACAACAAAATAATCCCAGCTAATGGACTCAAATAGGATGTATCATTTAAATTTGGGCTTTACCTTCTACGTGTAAAGAAGTTAACGCGTTGACAAACCCTAGTTTCAATCAACCACCTTCCTTCTCCTCTCTGCGAGCTGCTCGAGTCTCTTCTCTCTAGGTATGTGACGTCAAGTTTCTTCcgatttgtttttttggtaGAATGTAGTTCTGACTTAGTCTCTGTGGCATTGACAGGTAAATGTCGCGTGTGTACGTAGGAAACTTGGACCCTAGAGTTACTGAGCGTGAGCTCGAGGATGAGTTCCGTGTCTATGGTGCTATCAAGAGGCAAGCATTGATCCAGTCAATTCACTATACAAAGTTTTGAGCTTTCGATGTGTTTTGCATTGTCTGTAATGTTGGACTTGATGTGCAGTGTGTGGGTTGCTCGTAGACCACCTGGCTACGCTTTTCTAGACTTCGAGGATCCCAGAGATGCCAGTGATGCCATCCGTGATTTAGATGGTAATGTTGTGCATTGTTCTGTAATGATActgatgtttttatttagattttgaattttgacaTGCATGTTGTTTAAATGGACAGGCAAGAATGGTTGGAGGGTTGAACAGTCTCACAACCGAGGTGACCGTGGAGGCGGCCGTGGTGGTGACCGCGGAGGCGATCGTGGTGGGTCTGATTTGAAGTGCTATGAGTGTGGTGAGCCTGGCCACTTTGCACGTGAATGCCGTAACCGTGGTGGCACAGGAAGGCGTCGCAGCAGGAGCCGGAGTCGCAGTCCTAGATACAGGAGAAGTCCAAGTTACGGACGCAGGTCAATGCTGCTGCTTCCTTTACTTTCTTATTGGTTATAGGAATCTTCTCTGGATGTGTTAGTTGACCTTCTCCTTTTTTGGCTTCAGGAGTTACAGCCCTCGTGCTagatctcctcctcctcctcctccaaggCGCCGTAGCCCTTCACCTCCTCCTGTGCGTGGTCGCAGCTACAGTAGATCACCACCTCCGTACAGAAGGCGTGAGGAACTGCCTTATACTAATGGgtaaaacttcttttttgtCTTCTTGAAGTCATTATAATACACAACGTTTTCTTCACATGCATGCATCTTGATTCAACCTATTGATTTCTCTGTGGTGGATGTGGCCTCATTCAACTTATGTTCTTGTTTCTGCAGAAATGGACTGAAAGATAGACGCCGAAGCCGGAGCTGAGAGTTTATACTGAGAAACTGAGATGATGAAGAAGTACACTACTTAGCTTTAGGAGATTAAGAGAAGGACTGGATTGGTTTGTGTTCTAACATAATGTTTAGTTTTGGAATTTTCTGATAATAGAGGCCTATATgcgtttctctttttttttgaagttaatGTTGATCCCAAACGTAGACAACACCTGGCCATGTTTTCAAGTTCGCAAGTGACATGTAAGACTAAAAATATCGTAACCAGATGATAAAAGAGAACCATGGTTTTGGCATGACCACCACAAATAATGAAAGCCTAGGAAAGCTGAAGAGACAAGAGCATGATCCTAGTTCGGTCCCATCCTTCACTTCCACATCATTCCACTTTTGTCTGCCGACACTTCTTTTTGCTCCACGTTTCTTCACTCTCACCGACAATAAGATGAGAGGTGATCAGAATCCACAAACCGTCTCTCTTTTGCTTGTTACATTTTTGTCAGAAAAAACTAGTTCTAGTTAGTTATTTACAGTTATGATCTCTTTCCTCAAAGTTTGAgcttaaagtttacaaaaagtCTGCAGTTGATTAAAACATGGATCTTGTACTAGTTTAAGACAAAGCTCCTTTTAACTGCCAACAACATGTTTAAACTTTACAGACATTGTATACTTTGTATGAAACTCTGGCTTACACTCTTATCCCTAACAAATTGAGGAATCATACAAacataacaaacaaacaaacatgaaaataaattaatgtcCTACCACCACTATGGTTCCAACAATCTCATTACAGAGGATACCATTGAACATAAAGCTTCTCTGGATTCTCTCAGCTCATCTGTTCGCCTATGAGGTCAAGACCCACAAGAAGAAATGTGACACCTTGGAACAACAGGAAGTAGAAATGCACTCCTTGAGCCGCCAACAGACTCCTAACCGCTGCAGTGAGCAACAGAAACGCTAACGCAAGCTCTTTGTGGAATATCTTGTTGGTTTTCTTGACTGGTTTCCTTTGTTTCTGTTCTTCAAGTTGGTTCAGCTCCAAAAGCTCACTGTCTGAAACCCCTCTAAGCAACTGGCTTCTCTTGTCTAGCGTCTCTTTCTCGGTGATAGATAAAAGATCCGACTCTGATGATCTTCCAGCTTTCTTTGTGACAATCCACTCGTAAGAGCTACCTAACTGGAATAACCCTGATACCATTGCGTTGAACTTGGTGACTGACATTGTGTTCTCGAACAAGAGGTAAGGGACGATGAAAGGGAATGATTTTGGAGATGGAAGAAGGTTGAGGAAAGACATGAAGACAGGTATGTAGCAAATGACCCAAACGGGGAGCTCAGCTTCTGGAACAAACATGGTGAGTGGAAGGATTATGCAGAACAATGTGAAAGAGTAGAAAGGGAGTATTAGTTTCCTAAGCAGGAAGAAGAGAAGTATCAGATTCGCCTTCTTCCATATAGCTATCTGCAAGAAGAAACAATCAATAAAATGATGATCCGAAACTTTTCTCTATTGAAGGAGAAAAGAGTTGTAATGTACACTTACCTTAGAGGTCAAGATTGAACCAAGACACAAGCGAAAAAGCTGCATAGGTCCTGAATGCCAACGGTGTTGTTGCTTCTTATATGCTTCATATGACTCAGGAACTTCACAAAGGACCTGTAAATGGTTTTCACACCAGCTTAATAAAATGGTTACATGAATAGGCctatgattgatgagtagtagTACCTTGACATCATTAAGATAGATGAACTTCCATCCATGAAGATGAGCCCTGACTGCTATATCCATATCTTCAACAGTGGTTCTTTCAAGCCAGCCACCAGATTCCTCAAGGGCTTTGATTCTCCAAACACCAGCTGTTCCATTGAAACCAAAGAAGTTCAAGAACACGCCGCTCACTTGCTGCTCAACCTCAAAGTGAAAACAAAGATTGATGTTCTGAAGACGGGTCAACAGATTCTCGTCTTTGTTCACAAATGTCCACCTAGCTTGAACCAAACCTAACTCCGGGTTATCCTGAACACCAATCACATCATCAATAAGTTAGTAACCTCTCCACTCGTCAAGGATAGATAATGTTAATTACCAACAACCTTGAAATGTGGAACTGTGAGTTTAAGGAAGTCTGGATTAGGTTGGAAGTCAGCATCAAATATAGCTACAAACTCGTATGCTTCCACGTAATCACAGCTCATAGCTGACTTGAGGTTACCAGCTTTATATCCGGTTCTAACCAAACGATGCCTGTAGATTATGTTGACTCCCTTTTGACTCCATTTAGCAACCTCAGCTTTAATCAACTGCTGGATGCTTTCATCGTTTGAATCATCAAGAACCTGAACCAGGATTCGATCTTTAGGCCAGTCAAGTTGACACACAGCAGATATAGATTATTCATACACCTGAAACAAGACCAACGATCAATACATTTGAGAGTTAAAAGATACAAAGGTCAAAGATTGGTAACTTACCTCTCTCTCATTGCACATGGGAATCTGAACAAGAACCATTGGATAGACATAACCACACCCCTCAGCATCATCATTACGAAACGGTTCCTCATCAAACCTCGGCTTAATCTTCTTATACTTGATCCAGAAACATCCCAAGCATAGAATCAAACGGTCTACAGACTGTATAAGGAACAGGACAATACAAAACTTGGAGAGAGCTTTGATCAGTGGAGCAATATAATCAGCTCTCAACCCTAACCAACCAACATAGACGAGATGAAGCAAGCTCTGGATCTCAAGCGTGCTAGTTGGGATGTGGTTTTCGAAGTAATGCCATCCTCTCAAGTAAGCAACAATCTCGAATCCAAGAATCAGCAAGGAAACAGCTAAGAAGAGCTTAATGGCAGAGAAAAGCCACCTGTCTCTTCCCAACCTCTCGGAGCCAAGCGGGTGAGTGAAGCTGAGGCGTTTCTTGATGGAGCCGAGGAGAGACCAGAAGACGGTGGCGAGCCAAGTGAGACACCCAACGGCTCTGTGAGCTTTGAGAAGGAGAACCCAAGTGACTTGCTTTGCGTTCTTGCGGCCTCTGCTCCTCTCCACCGGTCTGAAGGCTGAGTCTGGTCCTTCGATTTCGACAACTGAGTAGTTTGGGTTCTCCATTTTGACAACGACCGGTGTTCCTTTCCTCGTGTCTTTCGCCCACCAATCTGAAAAATCCAACCTTGGAGACATCTTATCTTCCAACAACAGAGAAGGAAAGTAGTTGAGTTTCCTAATGTGGTAAGGATTCCAAAAACACAGACCCAAATCTTAAAATGGAAGATTAAGCAAAACCCATTTCAGGAAACTCGAAATGGAGAGTGAATCTTCGAGAAAGGAGCGAGCTTTGAGCAGGTAAATGAAGAAATAGCAACACCCAGATCTCAGAAATTGGAAATCTAGAGACCCATTTTGATTTAGTTTATATAAACCAGCTCAAGGCTCATTTAAAGTTTGGACCTTTTTTAAGAGAATGACAGAAGAGAGAGAAATGGgttggtgagagagagagaggagtgaCTGAGAgaggagaggaggagagagagagattaaatACTTGGCTTTGAGAGAGAGAAGTtaaggagaggaagaagaaaggtaTATGTGAAGCTTGCAAGATCTGTCTTAACAGTTTTCATGTGTGTTAGTTAGTGTGTTAAGCTACTTGTTTGATGGCTTCAAGCATGCAAATTCATCCTCAGACGCCCTTATTGGAAAATATCTATTCTCCATATCCCCTCTCTATTCTCAATACCCTTTTGTATTTGCAAACCCTAAACTAACCTtccatttatttattatatatcatCCACCTCATAACATTTATATCTTGAATTAAATAAATCAACCACCATCATGGCCCACAAACAACCTTAACCAATGAAATTGAAGATGGCCCCACATGTCTTCACTCTCCCACTGCTCCTCGTACGTAcagctcttcttcttcattttccaTAGGCGATTTTGAAGCTTCTAAAACAGGTATTTAAAGTTcgtttttgatgattttttttaagaaatatcatttaaatataGCATATATCATGggtaatgtttaaaatataagatttcATGAAAAATTTGAGATTTTAAGGACGATTTTGAATACTGTGTTAGTTGATATTAGGTTATTTTATGTACTTTTCTgattaaatgtttaaaaaaatatcatttaaatgtaGTGTATATGATAGGTAATGTTAAAAATGTACTCATGAAACTATGTTTATGGGTTTTAGatggagatatatatatatatatatatatatatatatatatatatatatatatatatatttaagtctgtttttgatgatttttatttgttaattcCTTTTAATCTCATTAAGATAGAGTAAATATCCGAACAAATTCGTCTTTAATAGTTTATTAGTTAGTGGAAGGACA of the Brassica rapa cultivar Chiifu-401-42 chromosome A03, CAAS_Brap_v3.01, whole genome shotgun sequence genome contains:
- the LOC103862070 gene encoding protein MLP1 isoform X2, with the translated sequence MQEDSGSHKEQFSEASAKADMDWIVTEERQASYPAVVDSSASPSHFLERSSVAFDSVELEGTSGKIRSQQIREAAELSEERPESSIGFHNNRDHVLSTEPEDSSIQLQLPQSASTSGLLSHEEPCKQDTLNPSGEVSAAHVHEGRSVSFLQLMEIVHALGQDEFQVLCTAREAASSTDPGTSSLEGLREQLFVSRTTEDILHVQLTEQSHLQNEFDHQHDQLVAEISQLRASYNALTERNDSLVEELSECQSNLYAATSSNENLENQLLATEAQVEAFTAKMNELQSSLEKALLDLSEAKEKVINLQVENDTYGAILSSWNDEKKELFEEKESKNYEIKHLLSELCNCKNSEAILKAEVERLEKTVGPLTDEKVNLVEEKYNVLGEAEKLQEELANCKTLITLQEVENSNIRETLSSLTGQLTKLEEDNLHLTEENEKSHLERSAYLISETYLLSEYSNLKEGYSLLNNKLLKFQEEKENLVEDNDKLTHDLLILQERMSTVQEERIHLAAELGEAVARLDKLTEEKTSLSSSIEVEKTGILDIGNEDASELSNQEISETSGRSLEVGVTSKQSVPFVEYTCQSLGTQPTVLEGVIDASSGFSSLNKNLEKGEKMIQNLEEAIKQIRTDSSLIKSSNKPDTPPVSKLIQAFELKGQSEEQESEKAQLTGDQSEAFVSVNVQIRNLRGMLEQLALNAREAGIQFNQLNDDRTATNQRLEEFNVKFASHQDHINLLEADTIENKISFEALKNYSGELQQKNHELEFLCESLKLRNDSMGLENTELNKKLNSCLSRIYELENQLESLQNNLSSMLSSMEEQLVALQDESEKATMLEHELTSSMSQFGDAVVRLDGCLLRSGVAGAQVGLDMSKHISGSVDMAVKVIEDLEEKLEVAEAKHESSLNKYEELKQSFNTLHENNEFVTATMHKVYADLVKLITESCGSVEIAKFRVENLAISDPFSDGNCENLMEAVRNILSERLELQCVIDKLQSDLSSITKDMEELTQRSLDPTSLGELVQKVEGVLELETGEISFESPSLYVEFLVSQLVQKFIEAEDLANLVRKQVEAKDNELMETQESLLHHKTEMGGLMENLSQAEESLVAVRSELQKKSNELEQSEQRLLSTREKLSIAVTKGKGLMVQRDNIKHLLAETSAELQRRSEELSLKETRLQEVEAKLKTYTEAGKRVEALESELSYIRNSATALRESFLLKDSLLHKIEEILEDLDLPEHFHARDILDKVEWLSRSANGNSVRPSDWDQKSSDGGAGYVLSEPWREDGQTGTSSEGDLRIKFEELQGKSYGLAEQNEMLEQSLMHRNNLVQRWESLLENIDMPPQLKSMEAENKIEWLASTISEATHDKDTLQQKIDNLEVYCQSLSTDLEAAQKQVCDVEANLQSVDNERVDISERLETLNEDHDNLSARANHLEVENEKLQNQVKDLHGKLAEKLGNEEQLQTIEGGLLSLRYMINDVIQEDGLQDLALASNSETLDGLLRKLIDYYKNLAKSSPSNDEATSPRHTPELADSNIVEATSRDIAVVETPDVASLTKDLDEALHVQKLAREERDLYMEKQQSLVAENEALDKKIIELQELLTQEEQKSASLREKLNVAVRKGKALVQQRDSLKQTIEEMNAEQGRLKSELINRDEMLLENEKKLRELESYTLRVEALESECQSLRNHLQETENILQERSGTLSKTLNALNSINIGDEGDRYDPVLKLQRISQLFQNMSTAVSSAEQESIKSRRAAELLLAELNEVQERNDSMQEELSKFTYEIQQLSRQKDAAEAAKVEAISHCENLSLVNNEEKKKIYAQVLSFGTNVNTLRKILADTSSCLADIFTLDMEFLHHLKTTMESCAKQTGANLSGWPQNSTGNFVDKEIFSRLSAALSNVNLHEISNGGNITEICGSLSRNLDQFVADVSHLKENVSNHLTSRHEQVNIVSNSIDTFFKSIGTGTDSEIADLGERVSLLHGACSSVLAEIESRKAELVGNDNLNMSLHQEEDDYSSMESVRSMVNRLSSAVKEFVVANAETVERNEKEMKVMIANLQRELHEKDIQNDRMCSELVDQVKEAQAGAKIFAEDLQSASARMRDMQDQLGILVRERDSLKDRVKDLQEGQASYSELQEKVTSLSNLLAAKDQEIEALMQALDEEESQMEDLKHRVTELEQELQQKNLDLQKAEASRGKISKRLSITVDKFDELHHLSENLLAEIEKLQKQVQDRDTEVSFLRQEVTRCTNEALASSQMDTRRDSEEIQTVRSWFDTVASLLGLEDSPSTDAHSHLNRYMETLEKKIASILSETEELRLVGQSKDSLLEAERSRVAELRQKEATLEKLLHDKEFQPSSSTSEIVEVEPLINKWTTSGTSIPSQVRSLRKGNNNDQVAISIDADQADQSLSLEEDDDKAHGFRSLTTSRIIPRFTRPVTNMIDGLWVSCDRTLMRQPALRLAIMIYWAMLHALLATVVV